The genomic region CTGCTTTCACTTGACGCCGCCACCTCCTGGTTGAATACCTGCGCTGTCTTGCGAGAAAGCCGGAAGCTCTGGAATGCTGTGCGTGGGTCCCGACGGGGCAAATCCGGGCCCCAGGTCGGCGCTGTAGGACAAGTCGTCGGCGATGCCCGGCAGGTCCGGCAGGTATGACGGCACGTCGATTTCTGGCACCTGACCCAAGTCCGGTACGTAGAAGTAGTTCTCTGCCGTCTGTGAAACCGTCGACAAGCAATGATGACTAGAGGGACATGCTGCTTTTTCATCAAGGTCCATTTAGGCTTCTAATTGATAGTTAggatgtcccaatacttttgattGGAAAGGGCTTTTGTAAGTTACCAATCTCTCAAGCTGCTCTCTCTTTGTGATGGACAAGGGAGCGTCAAAAGGTTTCTCCTCTTTTTCAGTCTCGATGGTCGTGTGCGTCTTGATCACCGCTCCCGCCAGAGGATCGAGGAAGACATACTTCTTGTAGCTTTAACACAACATGGAGGGAAGGAATTGAACGGTGTATTTTGTATTGTATGTGCTTATGTGATGCAAAATAACTAAGTACAAATACTGTTACTGTACTAAAGTAGATTTTTAAGCAATCATTTTGATGATTGTGTGCGTGAACTCACAGGTTCTCTGTGGTGTTGAAGAGCAACAGTGAGCTGACAGACGAGATGTTGCGCGGCAGGCTGCCCAAGCCTTCTTCCGTCTCATCTTCTGACTTCTTCTTGTTGGCTGCACACACGGGGAAGTAAACCAGCTTCTCCTGCCAGGCAGAAAAACAACAGGAGGTCAGGTGttgagctgttaaaaaaaaataaaaaatatgtcacTTTTCTCCTGTAACACCCAAACACCCTGCACCTGCTTAAGAGCCATTTTAGTTGAGAAGTAGCTCGCCATAGCCATTTTAACTCGTACAAATGTGGTCTTCACTGACAAAATGCAAATCTGAAACATTACAACACTTCCACTACATTTTATCGTTTAAATAATCAGCATCATCGACTTAACATTATCATAAAGCTGAGAGCTATTGCCGAAGCTAACTGGAATGTAGCATTCGAGGCCAACGTTAAGGGTTCATTTGCTCTTTCAGTGCTGTTTATTGTTTGAATAAATAACGCTAACATAGACACTATTTTCAGAAGCTATCACTGAAGCTAACATGGAAGCTATGTTAAAAGTAATATTCAAGCTAACAATGGAAACATAAGAGGTAATTTTAGAAGCTAACTGCAGTGGCTAACTCTGAAAACTAACGCTGAAGCTAATATCTGTAGCCAACATTGAAGGTAATGCTGTAAGCTTACTTTGGAGTTTAActtttgaagctttttttttgtagaaaacatTGGAGCTAACACTGGAAGCTAACACTGGTCTTCGTTAGCTCTAACACTGGCGATAACATTATAAGCAAACTTGTGACGCTAACATTAAAAGTAGCCCTAAAGCTAATGTTGGAAGCTAATGTTAAAGGTAAGTcttttgtgatattaaaaatgaGAGCATTTGAAAGGGTAAAACATGTAATGAAATAGcttataggaaagtagtaatggTATTTTTACGTGTTGCAAAATGGTGACATAGATGCCAGCACTCACACTTGGGTCAAATCAAATTATCTATAACcagctgtttatttttaaggttaATGAAGTCATAAAATGAGTTAGAGAGTATAAAATATAAGTGTTTTGGGACCATCATTTGGAGTATATTTAGGTTTTAAACTATTAATATAAGCAATTACACATTTTTTAGGAGGCAGTGAGGGAACCAATTACACGCAAATTGTTGCCATTTTGGTCAGTGATTACAGCATTTCCCAACCCCTGCGAATAGTAAGGGAACAAATGAGGGGGAAAGGGTCAGGTAAGTGCAGGCAGAAATAAATCAGTTGTTTCTCCATGTGGGAAACTGAATAATGCATTTGTGCACCAAAGGAAATTGCACAATGTGTTTTCATTTGTCTCGAGACAAGATACATGGAAAAAATCTTATTGCAAAACAAAGCAGCGCTATCGAGGGAAATACTGTAGGTTTCTTTTTCTTAAAGGAGACAAAGTGTGTATTTGgctcacaatttaaaacagctCTCAGGTGTGTCACAATCAAGAACTACAGCACACTTTTCCATCTCTTTTGAGTCTTGCTGCAATCAGTCTGTTTAGAGGGGGTGGAAATAAGCCAGTGCTTCCACGCAGAGTACGGCTTTTAATGATATAAATCATACTTGTCAATTTGAGTGTGTGGTACATGCAGTGGACACATTCCCAAACACCTCCCCAACATCATGTTGACAACTTACCTGAGCATTCGTATGTGCCGTTCATCAGAAATGAACGTTAATCTGCACATcgaaacaacaaaacatgatATACGTTGCAGACAGTGTAGTCCATCAGGTTACCTGTAAAGTCTTCTCATCAAAGGGTCGAAGTTTGTTCTGTATTCTTTGTCGCGGGCGAGCTTGCGTCGAGGGGTCGGTGGCTCCGGTGAAGATAGACAAGTAGTCGTGGAGTCGGTCTGGGGCTGGGTACTTGGCACTGGAGAAAACCTACAGACACAGAGACCTTTTTAAAGGagacatttcatgttttttttccctcaatttCAAACACTTTCCAGGTGTCTGTTTTCAATGTTTCCATGACGACCAACGACAAAGCTCTAGAGGGTTGCGATAAGGCTAGTGACACCTTGTGGGACAGCACctcagaatgtaaaaaaaaaaaaaaaaaaatgttgggtttGTCCTGAATGGAATGAATCCACTCCAAAATAAATTGCTCTTGAGCAGATTTCAATACTATGGCAGCATATGTAGAAGTCATCTTTACAGATGTCACGTCTGCCCATCTAAACTGAATGTTAGTTTTCGTTGTTATTTTACCTTGGTAGCTTTTTTGCTTCCTTTGATCCAGTCAACGCGAGCCTGAACCAGTCGGATACGGTTGGTGACGCTCTGCAGGTTGTGGCGATTTTTCTCAACACTTTCGGACACTCTGAAAGCAAcgcgagacaaaaaaaaaagaaagttaatTCTGGAAATGTGATTGATGAGTATTTATTTGTGTGGAGCTTACCTCCTAAAAATGTCAGTAGAGATGGTCTCCAGGAAAAATAATGCATCTGCTATCTGGTGAATTGCCTCCTCTCGCCTCAGGTCCGGCTGGATGAGAGGCACTGAGTACACCTGACCCTCCAGGCAGAGCTTTTGGGTCATCCTGCATCACAAATGGTAAACCCCCAATTACTCTATAGAAGCAGGGGtgtaaacattatttttcatcatgGGCCACATCATCGTTATATTTGGCTAGTTATGACAGTGAAACAACATAACATGCCCATGAGGGGTTAGCGCAATGCGTGAAAATGATCGTGACCACACAAAATATTGACACTTTGGCCACAATGGGAATTTCACTTGGAAGTGcaatcacttttgttgccaacaTTTTAAGACATAATGGCTATATGTTGGGTTGTTTTCAAAGGGACAGCAAATTGACTATTTAACATTGTtgcaaaataacaataattcaTTTGCCCCATAAAAGTACTAGTCTTGTGAGATACTGTACCTTGTTTTAAACTCACCCTACATTGTGTGCAGGCTACAATAAGGAAACAAAGTGCACAGGCGTGATAGGAGTCTGGTGTGCATGAGACTAGTTGCAAGCTTGCATGTGAATGCACATTCAGTTCATCAGATCATTTCATTAGCATTCGTACTCTCATCTGACGCTCACATGACTGTAGCAGCAACAACACACAATCCCATGCCATGATTTCAGTATGTCAACCCTTTATATTCGTCATTAATTGAACTCGTAAACGGGCAAtaaaatacacacacgcacatcgaGCGAATTGATAAAATACGACAAATGTTTATATTCTATCCTAAACATAAATGACGATTGAGTTTCACACTAATGGTCAAGCAGCGCCATAACAACCACATTGTAAAAACAGTTCTAAAACTATACACTTCTAAGAACAAACTCCTTACCTGACCATTGATTTTTGTGGGATTATTACTCCCACAGCATTTATATGTAGGAACGACGCTAGGCTAACGGCGCTAGCAAAACAACGGTCAGTTTCCGCGTCAACGTGTCATGTGACTTCACCATTCATCATGCTGCGTTCAAGTACCCTCGGAAATGTTTAGGATAGTTAAATGAAGGTGCACTTGGGAAAAGAGACGTAACAGACACTTTTAAAACAAACTTCTCCAATTAATTATCATTAATTTTGTTTACTTATTAATAATTCCGGGGGATATTTGTGGAGGGAAAATCTCAGTTAGCGGCGCTGGCATAGCAATGATCACTTTATTGTGTGGCGTTTAAGTGCACACGGAAATGTTAGTAACTGTTTGGCGACCTCTGATGTGACAAGCCGAAAGGCACCACAACTTTTCAGAGTTTGTCTTTTATGAGTCGAATTACTGCAGTGcagaatattattatttttactctgGACTTCTACTTAAGACTTCAGTACAGACATaatatgtgatttatttattttttttccgcttCTGAACATGCGTGCGCACGTTTTGTGGCCAATGCATGTGCTGTTTTGATGTCGTACCGCCTGTAGGGTGCGTGTTTGCCCTGAAGTTTGATCGTTCCTGTGCGTAATGGCGCATCAGTGCCTCCCtcaacacccccaccccctccccgtTCCTCTCCCCCTCCCTCCCATCACAGCTGGATCTAGTTCCTCTCTTCAGCACCTCTCAGCGCAGTGAGAGAGGGAGACTGGAGGGAGGGAGCACAAGAGGAGGCGAGCGCTGTCGCTGCATCCTTCaaaaagaagagagaaaaaaaaacaacaagcccAAGGAGAGCTCGTCCCTATACGTCCTCCCTCTCCTCCGCGTCCTTTTCGCCTCTCTCTTTCTGGCCATTGTCCGAGCCTCGCGTGTAGGATGAGCTCCAGCCTGCTGGAAAATCCGGTGCAGGCGATCTTGTACCTGCGGGAGCTCACCACAATCGTGCAGAACCAGCAAAGTCTCATCCAGACGCAGCGCTCCCGCATCGAGGAGCTGGACCGGCGGGTGGATGAGCTCATCGGGGAGAACAGGCACCTGCGAGATGTCCGCGTGCAGCAGCATCAGCATCCCTACCCCGCGTACCCGCATCACCTCCTCCATCATCACCATCAGCTTCACCCCGACGCGGGCTGCCTGCATCACCTCCACCTCGCTCAGGACCCCCAGACCAAGAGCTCCGCGGCGAGCCCAACGCCGGAGCAAGCGGCCGCACCAGCGGAACAAGTCGACGGGGCCGCGGTGGTCCAGCCTCCTTCCGCGGAGCGTCTGGACCCGGGGGACATGCAGCTGGTTCCGGCCGAGCCCACCACGGATTCGCCGGTCGAGAGCGAGCCGGATAACGGCGGGAGTTGCAGCGGCTGCCGCTCCTTGGTTCCGATGACCCCGACTACCCTGTGTCGGTCACTGGCCCTCGCCAAGACATCCGAGTGAGTTCAGACAAACAAGCCAAAATTGTCCTGAAATGCATTAGCCACATACTATTGCGCTCTGTCTGTTGCTTTGCTCCACATCCCAGCAAGATTATCCCTAATTTTCTTCTTCggtggttttattattattgagagTTGCTCAGTTGAAAAAAGGCGCTTTTAGTgtatgcgcgcgcgcgtgttcgagagagagagagagagagagagagagagagagagagagagagagagagagagagagagagagagagagagagagagagagagagagagagagagagagagagagagagagagagagagagagagagagagagagagagagagagattactTAAAAGCGAAACTGGACCATTATGTAACAAACAGCTGTGGGCCTGCacatgcgtgtgagtgtgttcgCGCGTGTGAGATACATACGCGCGTAATGTAGCCTATACGTGTGTAAGGAGCGTGTGTCTGTTTGTCGCATttgctgtttgtgtgtgtgtgtgtactgtatgtgtgagATGCGTGCATAATGCACAAGTGCATGTGATTCATTCATGTGTGTGATTGTAATAAATACATGAGTGTTTAATGCACGTTTCTGTGTGCAATGCATGCACGCATGCGCGTGTGTAGGCTACTATATCTTATAGTATATGTGTGTGACGCATGCTTACTTAGTTAtaagtgtgcgtgcgcgcgatcgtgtgtgtgtgtgtgtgttggggggcagCCCGGACGAGTGATGTGATGCGGTGCGTCCACGTTGCCGCTTCTGCTGTTAATGAATGTGCGGCTTGTTCACGTCTCATGGGGCAACCGACGGCCCTCTGATGTTTTCCTGTTAGATGAGATGCACGTGCACCACGTGAACGCACGAGGCCCCTTTGCACCTCCTTATATAGTATACCACTGATCGTCTCATGAGAGAAAGACAGTCTTTTCTTGAGCGTTTTATATTTGGTAAAAGTCCAGCCCGCGGGCCCTTTGCAGCACGCCATCCATATTTTAGCATCCTGAGTAGTAtagtaaaaatatttaacatattATTGCAAATAAAAAAGCTTCAAACTGAAAAGTTTTCAAGTTTATTCAAGCATACCtcagtttcagttttttttttcacctccatTACGAATGGATTCCATAGATTAGGTCttgaaagaagaaaacaaaagtatactgtacaaaaaatagtatttttgaGAGACGTGGAGCAGATCTGCCCAAATAAACAACAGACATTTATATGAATATGCAATATTacatcaca from Festucalex cinctus isolate MCC-2025b chromosome 3, RoL_Fcin_1.0, whole genome shotgun sequence harbors:
- the wash1 gene encoding WASH complex subunit 1 isoform X1; the protein is MVRMTQKLCLEGQVYSVPLIQPDLRREEAIHQIADALFFLETISTDIFRRVSESVEKNRHNLQSVTNRIRLVQARVDWIKGSKKATKVFSSAKYPAPDRLHDYLSIFTGATDPSTQARPRQRIQNKLRPFDEKTLQEKLVYFPVCAANKKKSEDETEEGLGSLPRNISSVSSLLLFNTTENLYKKYVFLDPLAGAVIKTHTTIETEKEEKPFDAPLSITKREQLERLTAENYFYVPDLGQVPEIDVPSYLPDLPGIADDLSYSADLGPGFAPSGPTHSIPELPAFSQDSAGEIHPSVPPPPPPPPPPPPPPAPASAAGPPPPPPPPPPPAETTSDEGPSSGQVSGAPSEVVQPSDGRASLLESIRNAGGIGKAKLRNVKERKMEKKKQKEQEQVVAASTGGDFMSDLFNKLAMRRKGISGKGPVVGDSTEPAASGGGAFARMSDVIPPLPAPQTTTDDDDWEV
- the wash1 gene encoding WASH complex subunit 1 isoform X2 produces the protein MTQKLCLEGQVYSVPLIQPDLRREEAIHQIADALFFLETISTDIFRRVSESVEKNRHNLQSVTNRIRLVQARVDWIKGSKKATKVFSSAKYPAPDRLHDYLSIFTGATDPSTQARPRQRIQNKLRPFDEKTLQEKLVYFPVCAANKKKSEDETEEGLGSLPRNISSVSSLLLFNTTENLYKKYVFLDPLAGAVIKTHTTIETEKEEKPFDAPLSITKREQLERLTAENYFYVPDLGQVPEIDVPSYLPDLPGIADDLSYSADLGPGFAPSGPTHSIPELPAFSQDSAGEIHPSVPPPPPPPPPPPPPPAPASAAGPPPPPPPPPPPAETTSDEGPSSGQVSGAPSEVVQPSDGRASLLESIRNAGGIGKAKLRNVKERKMEKKKQKEQEQVVAASTGGDFMSDLFNKLAMRRKGISGKGPVVGDSTEPAASGGGAFARMSDVIPPLPAPQTTTDDDDWEV